From one Spiroplasma endosymbiont of Lasioglossum villosulum genomic stretch:
- a CDS encoding ABC transporter permease, which produces MEALKIILEHSSLIFVVLVLGALSGLISERAGVVNIGIEGMMTIGALAFSSFGKNIGVNWGNWSQIIALLVGGLAGMGFACFHAFASVTLKSDQIISGVAINILAAAIAVFVVQLPGNNGFISLTNIYQLPKIGNNEFFNLYLFLAIIVLVSIAIILKYTKWGLHHVATGENPNAVDAAGINVIKQRYVAVLLSGFLAGIAGGIFPMYASQTFRGTVSGNGFIALAILIFGQWRVPLITIGAALFAIVETTGARITFLPNIPQWISSNSDIWNILPFVTSLLVLVFTSKWSKIPKALGIAFNKSKR; this is translated from the coding sequence ATGGAAGCACTCAAAATAATTCTTGAACATTCTAGTTTAATTTTTGTTGTTTTAGTACTTGGTGCATTATCTGGATTAATTTCAGAACGTGCTGGTGTTGTTAATATTGGTATTGAAGGAATGATGACAATTGGTGCTCTTGCTTTTTCTTCATTTGGAAAAAATATAGGTGTTAATTGAGGTAATTGATCACAAATTATTGCTTTATTAGTAGGTGGATTAGCGGGAATGGGATTTGCTTGTTTCCATGCTTTTGCATCAGTTACTTTAAAATCTGATCAAATTATTTCTGGCGTTGCAATTAATATTTTAGCAGCAGCAATTGCAGTTTTTGTTGTTCAGTTACCAGGGAATAATGGTTTTATTTCATTAACAAATATTTATCAATTACCAAAAATTGGTAATAATGAATTTTTTAATTTATATTTATTTTTAGCAATTATAGTTTTAGTCAGTATTGCTATTATTTTGAAATATACTAAATGAGGATTACATCATGTTGCGACTGGTGAAAATCCCAATGCAGTTGATGCTGCGGGAATTAATGTTATTAAACAACGATATGTTGCTGTATTATTATCTGGTTTTTTAGCAGGAATTGCTGGTGGTATTTTTCCAATGTATGCTAGTCAAACTTTTCGTGGAACAGTTAGTGGAAATGGTTTTATTGCTTTAGCTATTTTAATTTTTGGACAATGAAGGGTACCATTGATTACAATTGGTGCTGCCTTATTTGCTATTGTTGAAACAACAGGTGCCAGAATTACGTTTTTACCAAATATTCCTCAATGAATATCAAGTAATTCTGATATATGGAATATATTGCCTTTTGTAACATCTTTATTAGTTTTAGTGTTTACATCAAAATGAAGTAAAATACCAAAAGCATTGGGTATTGCTTTCAATAAATCTAAACGATAA
- a CDS encoding BMP family ABC transporter substrate-binding protein, producing MRKIFTVFSAISLSVIMILPIIACNSQFNDPNIYRITVVTDGHTINDASFNESSYNAALKFKQEFNDWTHSDYVDPQYKNKRVEVSWDNPQLTNTDDLMTSYNKAVFINSKVIIASGFLHHNALVKAQNTILKHKVKFIFIDGDTPNKEVPKSNKQLAGLLYKAEQSGFLAGLAGAIWLTAHANQYGGLDNLKMSTYGGLDIPAVTNYMYGYYWAIQFFNNKFKNKEDEEKLISWVKILNSDFKEPLPNIKFINSGTQFSGDFTQGSKGSQAINDDLARQKTNIIFPVAGPQTEDTLSSLKKSGQGKIIGVDTDQQLQYPQSADRFITSAEKDLISSIKLMLWKSVGKTNQNPEHSTDPTADQTFIDDAPYRGGPNFTGIAPNKAIKDGDKDIYTPLMTETTNWLDKISAGWQKVLNLKDHYWINGIKKEYDPFK from the coding sequence ATGCGTAAAATTTTTACTGTATTTAGTGCAATATCATTGTCAGTAATAATGATATTACCAATCATTGCTTGCAATAGTCAGTTTAATGATCCAAATATTTATCGAATAACTGTTGTAACTGATGGACATACTATTAATGATGCTTCTTTTAATGAATCATCATATAATGCTGCTCTCAAGTTTAAACAAGAGTTTAATGATTGAACACATAGTGATTATGTTGATCCTCAATATAAAAATAAAAGAGTTGAGGTTTCTTGAGATAATCCCCAATTAACTAATACTGATGATTTAATGACATCATATAATAAAGCCGTTTTCATAAATAGTAAAGTAATTATTGCTTCAGGATTTTTACATCATAATGCTTTGGTTAAAGCACAAAATACTATTTTAAAACATAAAGTGAAATTTATTTTTATTGATGGTGATACTCCAAATAAAGAAGTACCAAAATCTAATAAGCAATTGGCTGGTTTACTTTACAAAGCAGAACAATCAGGCTTTTTAGCCGGATTGGCAGGGGCAATATGGTTAACTGCTCATGCTAATCAATATGGTGGACTTGATAATTTAAAAATGTCAACCTATGGTGGACTTGATATTCCAGCAGTTACTAATTATATGTATGGTTATTATTGAGCCATACAGTTCTTTAATAATAAATTTAAAAATAAAGAAGATGAAGAAAAATTAATATCATGAGTTAAAATTTTAAATTCAGATTTTAAAGAACCATTACCAAATATTAAATTTATAAATTCAGGTACTCAATTTAGTGGTGATTTTACTCAAGGTTCAAAAGGTTCACAAGCAATTAATGATGATCTTGCTCGACAAAAAACTAATATTATTTTTCCAGTAGCAGGACCACAAACCGAAGATACTTTATCATCATTAAAAAAATCTGGTCAAGGTAAAATTATTGGTGTTGATACAGATCAACAACTTCAATATCCACAATCTGCAGATAGATTTATTACTTCTGCAGAAAAAGATTTAATTAGTTCAATTAAACTTATGCTCTGAAAATCAGTTGGTAAAACTAATCAGAATCCAGAGCATTCAACTGATCCAACTGCCGATCAAACATTTATTGATGATGCACCATACAGAGGTGGACCTAATTTTACTGGAATAGCACCAAATAAAGCAATTAAAGACGGTGATAAAGATATTTACACACCATTAATGACAGAAACTACTAATTGATTAGATAAAATTTCTGCTGGATGACAAAAAGTACTCAATTTAAAAGATCATTATTGAATTAATGGTATTAAAAAAGAATATGATCCATTTAAATAA
- a CDS encoding helix-turn-helix transcriptional regulator has protein sequence MAIEVEIRRIRLRLGWTQAYLGKLVGVRQATISRIENNAKNSSWGIIHKILLALLVDMNDIKGFTHDFVLKENDFELFIKLLMANSQLKTNILYNPVHCARIIIDAYNRGIINFDEKYGKNKV, from the coding sequence ATGGCAATTGAAGTAGAAATTAGGCGTATACGTCTAAGACTTGGTTGAACGCAAGCATATTTGGGGAAATTAGTAGGTGTTCGTCAAGCAACAATTAGTAGAATTGAGAATAATGCTAAAAATTCTTCATGAGGAATAATTCATAAAATTCTTTTAGCATTATTAGTAGATATGAATGATATAAAAGGTTTTACGCATGATTTTGTATTAAAAGAAAATGATTTTGAACTATTTATTAAACTGTTAATGGCTAATTCACAATTAAAAACTAATATTTTATATAATCCTGTTCATTGCGCACGAATTATTATTGATGCATATAATAGAGGAATTATTAATTTTGATGAAAAATATGGTAAAAATAAAGTATAA
- a CDS encoding ABC transporter permease subunit encodes MFKQKTWFLKRRSRLYLGSKEMNSSLTKFKGSIFAIIFGLIIACFVIIGSGQNAFTYFQLLLTYAFTSWPANNWDNTLVWWAIYIVAGLALVISFRSGMFNIGVAGQMLAAGAVVIAIGVRYDLSQPLAIISAFFAGVLAAILVALVTVLLKVFFNVHEVVTSILLNWTIWYLVKWLFKINKDLYDADHGTSATIHDSMSINGYNCILPLLISIILIITVWFLLKKTTLGYKIRTVGLNPFAAVYSGINHKHYCITSFVISGALAGVMAVIYYIAKNPSISFLTDDLPTIGFDSIAVALVGQINPIGVVGSAFLWGLIKSGGSIGSVLTLPTATGDIIFGVIIYSAACAVLLSRLQPIKFLIRYLNIAFDGEKRKVTNSFITKMYYHFIENFKIKRQYNKLKSDLIKEKNNKINHLKIEYNKSLSDYESKVKNLKQNLSQEINKLKQELSDQLKSLKNQLVKTNDKKLKEQLILKKCQLQITYKIETKELIKKYKIDKEQLKVEYNKSLSDYESKVKNLKQNLSQEINKVNSDINLQLQAVINNKNDKVGVNWAQFFQENKALNHYIYKQYNAIWKKGKIGNWNNFQQEIKTIYGESLNMYINEKMKYENNVYNYKQDLIREITLLKKQKAILDKSRVKDLKLNLYREINKLKQELSDELKSLKNQKVKTDDKKIKKQLILAKHQLQTNYKNNVKELIKNYKINKQQLKSQIIPINSNINILTKQFTKKAEIEKTTFINKFTDIFKNEQQAIMKIKTERTGGKS; translated from the coding sequence ATGTTTAAACAAAAAACATGATTTTTAAAACGACGAAGTCGTTTATATCTTGGTTCAAAAGAAATGAATAGTAGTCTTACTAAATTTAAGGGTTCAATTTTTGCCATTATTTTTGGATTAATTATTGCTTGTTTTGTTATAATTGGTTCAGGTCAAAATGCTTTTACTTATTTTCAGTTGTTATTAACATATGCTTTTACAAGTTGGCCAGCTAATAATTGAGATAATACTTTAGTTTGATGAGCAATTTATATTGTAGCAGGATTAGCACTAGTTATTTCTTTCCGCTCAGGAATGTTTAATATTGGAGTTGCTGGTCAAATGTTAGCAGCAGGAGCTGTTGTTATCGCAATTGGTGTTCGTTATGACTTATCACAACCATTAGCTATAATTAGCGCGTTTTTTGCTGGAGTATTAGCAGCAATATTGGTGGCGTTGGTAACAGTGTTATTAAAAGTTTTTTTTAATGTTCATGAGGTTGTTACTTCTATTTTATTAAATTGAACAATTTGATATTTAGTAAAATGACTATTTAAAATCAATAAAGATTTATATGATGCTGATCACGGAACATCAGCAACTATTCATGATAGTATGAGTATTAATGGTTATAATTGTATACTACCATTATTAATTTCTATTATTTTAATAATAACAGTTTGATTCTTATTGAAAAAAACAACTTTAGGTTATAAAATTCGAACAGTAGGTTTAAATCCATTTGCTGCGGTTTATAGTGGTATTAATCATAAACATTATTGCATAACATCATTTGTTATTTCAGGAGCATTAGCAGGAGTAATGGCTGTTATTTATTACATTGCCAAAAATCCTTCAATTAGTTTTTTAACTGATGATTTGCCGACTATTGGTTTTGATAGTATAGCTGTTGCTTTAGTTGGTCAAATTAATCCAATAGGTGTTGTGGGTTCTGCTTTTCTTTGAGGTTTAATTAAGAGCGGTGGTTCAATTGGTTCAGTATTAACATTACCAACAGCAACTGGTGATATTATTTTTGGTGTTATTATTTATTCAGCTGCCTGTGCAGTTTTATTATCTCGTTTACAGCCAATTAAATTTTTAATTCGTTATTTAAATATAGCCTTTGATGGAGAAAAACGAAAAGTTACAAATAGTTTTATTACCAAGATGTACTATCATTTTATTGAAAATTTTAAAATAAAGAGACAATATAATAAGTTAAAATCAGATTTAATTAAAGAAAAAAATAATAAAATTAATCACTTAAAGATAGAATATAATAAATCATTATCAGATTATGAGTCAAAAGTTAAAAATTTAAAACAAAATCTTTCACAAGAAATTAATAAATTGAAACAAGAATTAAGTGATCAATTAAAGTCATTAAAAAATCAATTAGTTAAAACTAATGATAAAAAATTAAAAGAACAATTAATTTTAAAAAAATGTCAACTTCAAATTACTTATAAAATTGAAACTAAGGAATTAATTAAAAAATATAAAATTGATAAAGAACAATTAAAGGTAGAATATAATAAATCATTATCAGATTATGAGTCAAAAGTTAAAAATTTAAAACAAAATCTTTCGCAAGAAATTAATAAAGTTAATAGTGATATCAACTTACAGTTACAAGCAGTTATTAATAATAAAAATGATAAAGTTGGTGTTAATTGAGCACAATTTTTCCAAGAAAATAAAGCTTTAAATCATTATATATATAAACAATATAATGCAATTTGAAAAAAAGGTAAAATTGGTAATTGAAATAATTTTCAACAAGAAATAAAAACGATTTATGGTGAAAGTTTAAATATGTATATTAATGAAAAAATGAAATATGAAAATAATGTTTATAACTATAAGCAAGATTTAATTCGAGAAATAACATTATTAAAAAAACAAAAAGCAATATTAGATAAGTCAAGAGTAAAAGACTTAAAATTAAATCTTTATCGAGAAATTAATAAATTGAAACAAGAATTAAGTGATGAATTAAAGTCATTAAAAAATCAAAAAGTTAAAACTGATGATAAAAAAATAAAAAAACAATTAATTTTAGCAAAACATCAACTTCAAACTAATTATAAAAATAATGTTAAAGAGTTAATTAAAAATTATAAAATTAACAAACAGCAATTAAAAAGTCAAATTATCCCAATTAATAGTAATATTAATATATTAACCAAACAATTTACTAAAAAAGCGGAAATTGAAAAGACAACTTTTATTAATAAATTTACTGATATATTTAAAAATGAACAACAAGCAATTATGAAAATAAAAACCGAAAGAACAGGAGGAAAAAGTTAA
- a CDS encoding Mbov_0401 family ICE element transposase-like protein: protein MLKLPFPNHFDWDKHDFNQDELSLKQTEELFSKIDDYLWSICDKSEYKSYRFRQRKLKTKKGLLTYKRRICTNYNTKTQKMEYVSLLDNYLGVKKYSKLAPNVIKQILKYFADSKKYRDVCDTFIEDLISNSTVCRTYQKFELPKANIPKIPLQPNQNLYVNIDDGHRKFKFNEKHNTKNCKKCSMRLIVMCTGKKKNGKLINKRAVCKIRVSKTEIGAEKTAKLIEKYGNLFFENFDQANLIVCGDSAKWIKKTSTILNAKFILDKFHAFHVLFLGIMAGRRKNQIAKLHYQNAITLFKKGQYYELIDFLQSLTLQYKKLKVGYFINAKDGVLNQALVENIGCFTETNIKQILKHMIGDRTYNIDMYTKMVNFKCYQINTAIQLL, encoded by the coding sequence ATGTTAAAATTACCATTCCCTAATCATTTTGATTGAGACAAACATGATTTTAATCAAGATGAATTAAGTTTAAAACAAACAGAAGAACTATTTTCAAAAATAGATGATTATTTATGAAGTATATGTGATAAATCTGAATATAAATCATATAGATTTAGACAACGAAAATTAAAAACAAAAAAAGGTTTATTAACTTATAAACGACGTATTTGTACAAATTATAACACAAAAACACAAAAAATGGAGTACGTATCATTATTAGATAACTATCTTGGTGTTAAAAAATATAGTAAACTTGCACCTAACGTTATTAAACAAATTTTAAAATATTTTGCTGATAGTAAAAAGTATCGTGATGTTTGTGATACTTTTATTGAAGATTTAATAAGTAATAGTACAGTTTGTAGAACATATCAAAAATTTGAATTACCAAAAGCAAATATTCCCAAAATACCATTACAACCAAATCAAAATTTATATGTAAATATTGATGATGGTCATCGAAAATTTAAGTTTAATGAAAAACACAATACTAAAAATTGTAAAAAATGTTCGATGAGATTAATAGTAATGTGTACTGGTAAAAAGAAAAATGGAAAATTAATTAATAAAAGAGCTGTATGTAAAATAAGAGTTTCAAAAACAGAAATTGGTGCTGAAAAAACCGCAAAATTAATAGAAAAATATGGTAATTTATTTTTTGAAAACTTTGACCAAGCAAATTTAATAGTTTGTGGAGACAGTGCAAAATGAATTAAAAAAACTTCTACCATTTTAAATGCCAAATTTATTTTAGATAAATTTCATGCTTTTCATGTTTTATTTCTTGGTATCATGGCTGGAAGAAGAAAAAATCAAATTGCTAAATTACACTATCAAAATGCAATAACTTTATTTAAAAAAGGTCAATATTATGAATTAATTGATTTTTTACAATCATTAACCTTACAATATAAAAAATTAAAAGTTGGTTATTTCATTAATGCAAAAGATGGTGTACTAAACCAAGCACTAGTTGAAAATATTGGTTGCTTTACTGAAACTAATATTAAACAAATTTTAAAGCATATGATTGGTGATAGAACTTATAACATTGATATGTATACAAAAATGGTTAATTTTAAATGCTATCAAATAAATACTGCCATCCAGTTATTATAA
- a CDS encoding BMP family ABC transporter substrate-binding protein — protein sequence MKYFLKLLIITLLINSSSVGLIGCSIPSVGDIWIITDGGDLFDKAFNQQVLEGSKEFTKTFNDNRIMISNLPGNEVWKNKKMKTRWIISRDSTVSTLQNNYNLATFAGAKTIIVVGFNHLGALTPAIQNQYKKLGVRFILVDAKLEKPVDVACLSYSAEQSGFLSGLAGAIWLAANHETYDDNGLKMSTFGGLPVDTIVSYMMGYYWGVYYFNKYRNSNDNLLEMTNAIRIKEGKEKIEKWTNKFDIHFDKIAKQFTGSFESGTKSSKAITSQLIDGYKDDIVMPVAGAQTIDLVSAVKNSTTNSKAKIIGVDVDQSVQYSYAKDIFITSALKGIHKSVNTWLWHSFNLDYNKDDQHSVIKPINGEQYFDGSIPQPALGGQQYLGIANNDSISAIYNNLIIDSNDYWRLAQKVTDAYNKLVADLVNDSTRDKWENAWKNYVDESVEKYKPQF from the coding sequence ATGAAATATTTTTTAAAATTATTAATTATTACTTTGTTAATAAATAGTTCGTCAGTAGGATTAATTGGATGTAGTATTCCTAGTGTTGGTGATATTTGAATAATTACTGATGGTGGTGATTTATTTGATAAAGCTTTTAATCAGCAAGTATTAGAAGGTTCAAAAGAGTTTACTAAAACATTTAATGATAATCGTATTATGATTAGTAATTTACCCGGTAATGAAGTTTGAAAAAATAAAAAAATGAAAACACGTTGAATTATTTCACGAGATAGTACTGTTTCAACTTTACAAAATAATTATAATTTAGCAACATTTGCTGGTGCTAAAACAATTATTGTTGTTGGGTTTAATCATCTTGGTGCATTAACACCAGCTATTCAAAATCAATATAAAAAGTTAGGTGTTCGTTTTATTTTAGTTGATGCTAAATTAGAAAAACCAGTTGATGTAGCGTGTTTAAGTTATTCAGCAGAACAATCAGGGTTTTTATCAGGATTAGCAGGAGCAATATGATTAGCAGCTAATCATGAAACATATGATGATAATGGTTTAAAAATGTCAACTTTTGGTGGTTTACCAGTTGATACTATTGTTAGTTATATGATGGGTTATTATTGAGGTGTATATTATTTTAATAAATATCGTAATAGCAATGATAATTTATTGGAAATGACTAATGCCATTAGAATTAAAGAGGGTAAGGAAAAAATTGAAAAATGAACTAATAAATTTGATATTCATTTTGATAAAATTGCTAAACAATTTACAGGTAGTTTTGAATCTGGTACAAAATCATCAAAAGCAATAACTTCACAATTAATTGATGGATATAAAGATGATATTGTAATGCCTGTTGCAGGAGCACAAACAATTGATTTAGTATCAGCTGTTAAAAACTCTACTACTAATAGCAAAGCAAAAATTATTGGTGTCGATGTTGATCAAAGTGTTCAATATAGTTATGCTAAAGATATTTTTATTACATCAGCTTTAAAAGGAATTCATAAGTCAGTTAATACTTGATTATGACATTCTTTTAATTTAGATTATAATAAGGATGATCAACATTCAGTTATTAAACCTATTAATGGTGAACAATACTTTGATGGCAGCATACCACAACCAGCATTAGGTGGTCAGCAATATCTTGGAATTGCTAATAATGATTCTATTAGTGCTATTTATAATAACTTAATTATTGATAGTAATGATTATTGACGTTTAGCACAAAAAGTAACTGACGCTTATAATAAATTAGTTGCTGATTTAGTTAATGATTCTACTCGTGATAAGTGAGAAAATGCTTGAAAAAATTATGTTGATGAAAGTGTTGAAAAGTATAAACCACAGTTTTAA
- a CDS encoding glycerophosphodiester phosphodiesterase family protein: MALLVAHRGFRSTEGENRIIDFQNALKICQAVEFDIRLTKDNKVIIFHDDTFERIANNKSEVSSLLYEEIINLEFFKNNKEWIPPLFNDFIEKLSKNYQMINVEIKEEINRKYTSNQLMVIFSEIKKLEKKSKAEIIVSSFNHQLLNEIVKRIKYPMKKGYLFENKNDFSERYIKNFDYLHPSISVVLDFEMISKLKKLKKPLNIWTFKSDEEAVKINEIYGNQVTGYISDNPKLLWKQKNK; this comes from the coding sequence ATGGCATTATTAGTGGCACATCGTGGATTTCGTTCTACAGAAGGTGAAAATCGAATCATTGATTTCCAAAATGCTTTGAAAATTTGCCAAGCAGTAGAGTTTGATATTCGATTAACAAAAGATAATAAAGTAATTATTTTTCATGATGATACATTTGAAAGAATTGCCAATAATAAAAGTGAGGTTAGTAGTTTATTATATGAAGAAATTATTAATTTGGAATTTTTTAAAAATAATAAAGAATGAATTCCACCATTATTTAATGATTTTATTGAAAAATTAAGTAAAAATTATCAAATGATTAATGTTGAAATTAAAGAAGAAATTAATCGTAAATATACTTCAAATCAATTAATGGTTATTTTTTCAGAAATTAAAAAATTAGAAAAAAAAAGTAAAGCCGAAATTATTGTTTCTTCATTTAATCACCAGTTATTAAACGAAATTGTTAAAAGAATTAAATATCCTATGAAAAAAGGTTATTTATTTGAAAATAAAAATGATTTTAGTGAGAGGTATATTAAAAACTTTGATTATTTGCATCCTTCAATTTCCGTAGTTTTAGATTTTGAAATGATTAGTAAGTTAAAAAAATTAAAAAAACCGTTAAATATATGAACATTTAAGAGTGATGAAGAAGCCGTGAAGATAAATGAAATATATGGTAATCAAGTAACTGGCTATATTAGTGATAATCCTAAATTATTATGAAAGCAGAAAAATAAATAA
- a CDS encoding ABC transporter ATP-binding protein — protein sequence MQVNIEKQNLQYAVEMEGITKVFLDTIIANNNISIKIKKGEIHALVGENGAGKSTLMSILFGLYQPTKGIIKINGKEVVISGPIRAGELGIGMVHQHFKLVDNFTILQNIILGSEPVHKWQWINYKKAKSKILEISKKYKLDIKLNLKIENASVGMQQRVEILKVLYRGASIIVLDEPTAVLTPQEITSLLIIIEELRRDGKTIIFISHKLEEVKQVADNVTVIRLGKVIETFESKSKTKEEIATLMVGRDLVDIRNQGNVVLGPVLLKIDNLFVHKIGNKKSIMGLSDFSLEVKSREIVAIAGIEGNGQTELISAITGLIKPEKGDIFFGNKNMKHSSIQSLYKSGLSHIPEDRHKYGLVLDYNVIDNMVLQNISEYPFSKHGLIRSKAIQSYAQNIINNYDVRGSKSGFALVRGLSGGNQQKAVVGRELTRKHKILVVAQPTRGLDIGAIEYIHSRILDEKNEGNAVLLISYELSEVMSLADRIVVLHAGKITGNVSTKNVTREQLGLMMAGQKMLMEGNEDNV from the coding sequence ATGCAAGTAAATATTGAAAAACAGAACTTACAATATGCTGTTGAAATGGAAGGTATTACTAAAGTTTTTTTAGATACTATTATTGCTAACAATAATATTTCTATTAAAATTAAAAAAGGAGAAATTCATGCTTTGGTTGGTGAGAATGGTGCAGGTAAATCGACACTAATGTCAATCTTATTTGGACTATATCAACCAACAAAAGGTATTATTAAAATTAATGGTAAAGAAGTAGTAATATCAGGACCAATTAGAGCAGGTGAATTAGGTATTGGAATGGTACATCAACATTTTAAATTAGTTGATAACTTCACTATTTTACAAAATATTATTTTAGGTAGTGAACCAGTTCATAAATGACAGTGAATTAATTATAAAAAAGCTAAGTCTAAAATTTTAGAAATTTCAAAAAAATATAAATTAGACATTAAACTTAATTTAAAAATTGAGAATGCTAGTGTTGGTATGCAACAACGTGTTGAAATTTTAAAAGTTCTTTATCGTGGTGCTAGTATTATTGTGCTTGATGAACCAACCGCGGTTTTAACACCACAAGAAATTACTAGTTTATTAATAATTATTGAAGAACTTAGACGTGATGGTAAAACTATTATTTTTATTAGTCATAAATTAGAAGAGGTTAAACAAGTTGCTGATAATGTTACAGTAATTCGTTTAGGTAAAGTTATTGAAACTTTTGAATCTAAGAGTAAAACTAAAGAAGAAATTGCTACTTTGATGGTTGGTAGAGATTTAGTTGATATTAGAAATCAAGGTAATGTTGTATTAGGGCCAGTATTATTAAAAATTGATAATTTATTTGTTCATAAAATTGGTAATAAGAAATCAATAATGGGTCTTTCTGATTTTAGTTTAGAAGTTAAGTCACGAGAAATTGTGGCTATTGCTGGTATTGAAGGTAATGGTCAAACCGAATTAATTTCAGCAATTACTGGTTTAATTAAGCCAGAAAAAGGTGATATTTTTTTTGGTAATAAGAATATGAAACACAGTTCAATTCAAAGTTTATATAAAAGTGGTTTAAGTCATATTCCTGAAGATCGTCATAAATATGGACTTGTTTTAGATTATAATGTTATTGATAATATGGTTTTACAAAATATTAGCGAATATCCTTTTTCTAAGCATGGTTTGATTCGCAGTAAAGCTATTCAATCTTATGCACAAAATATTATTAATAATTATGATGTTCGTGGTAGTAAAAGTGGTTTTGCTTTAGTTAGAGGTTTGTCGGGTGGTAATCAACAAAAAGCGGTTGTTGGTAGAGAATTAACAAGAAAACATAAAATTTTAGTTGTTGCTCAGCCAACACGTGGCTTGGATATTGGTGCTATTGAATATATTCATAGTCGTATTCTTGATGAAAAAAATGAAGGTAATGCAGTATTATTAATTTCTTATGAATTATCAGAAGTTATGTCATTAGCAGATCGAATTGTTGTTTTACATGCTGGTAAAATTACTGGTAATGTTAGTACTAAAAATGTTACTCGTGAACAGTTAGGATTAATGATGGCGGGACAAAAAATGTTAATGGAAGGAAATGAAGATAATGTTTAA